A section of the Deltaproteobacteria bacterium genome encodes:
- the yhbY gene encoding ribosome assembly RNA-binding protein YhbY, translating to MDELEGFQRRHLRSLAHPLRPVVMIGKEGLTEAVLAKTDQELLAHELIKVRFGDWKEEKRALLAEMAEKLLAEVVGVVGHVGILFRQNREPKKRKIRVPARPRAQAGRAGGGGGAGS from the coding sequence ATGGACGAGCTCGAGGGATTCCAGCGCCGCCACCTGCGGTCGCTCGCGCACCCGCTGAGGCCCGTGGTGATGATCGGCAAGGAGGGCCTCACCGAGGCCGTGCTCGCCAAGACCGACCAGGAGCTTCTCGCGCACGAGCTGATCAAGGTGCGCTTCGGCGACTGGAAGGAAGAGAAGCGCGCGCTTCTGGCCGAGATGGCCGAGAAGCTGCTCGCCGAGGTCGTCGGCGTGGTCGGACACGTGGGCATCCTGTTCCGGCAGAACCGTGAGCCGAAGAAGCGCAAGATCCGCGTGCCGGCGCGGCCGCGAGCTCAGGCGGGCCGGGCCGGCGGCGGCGGCGGCGCGGGCTCGTAG